A window from Chiroxiphia lanceolata isolate bChiLan1 chromosome 3, bChiLan1.pri, whole genome shotgun sequence encodes these proteins:
- the LOC116784253 gene encoding uncharacterized protein LOC116784253, whose translation MALGMEDPAIPPSPLPREHPAIRRERESRRQCPRKCRQDNMEPFPLSELGLPAENKAIQGILCPMAVELCHLLLALEREDGICEAFPNLGEKAEKLSKALEELAAVAGRLARESHEEGTTEEMCPMAKSLEQAGRDVLLAAHQLQEHPESPRLREHLAAAARRVLTETVKVLQLEEAAGMRRITRAAGRLLECLRVLRDARDTPGLLAAFQAFSEATLLLSRLTAKRLQELGDGPARKSLAHTLQLLHRCVPLLHGAVRRSRDPRADLSGDDAFQLTEGTIRELLSLLTEPQDRSGIFSQQVDVLLDLLSHPDRLRLSEGRLSSHVEAVVLHGMLLADSSRLDLQLELVERCWALLRLRKSICGRLSRLEGCPGEGQGEHGLEQECHSMREELENLDRTVLRATLCQILEGFFEEKEPLRQLFEGALALAGSGFPAGPGGILRKLQPLTAALFAQAQQMLQAAELVLARCTKSQTAREIREWVEHLRSLLGSLPSLLLERSGNTAEQLQALCHAWAGATGSLLRCFEETVGTREFLELSILEMAKHREWCEAALEHQDPEGFSWHAARLTGWAHWVVGATTRHVDRATDPIFRNGLLVWVEQLAHSILELRAVPAQCLQSRDAFSQAASRLMDAALRVQAGLDGSNHPDILSPLRERVRSTEVAKGPELSPSHAGIQSSMDEATFHGDIPSPPSSPPGTFHPDVPWEGGAHPAITALLAASQARDTAAVSAAGSALLELSKGCVDAAREALPMAEPPQLLVLGQHRDITALTPRIISLAMETARSQLRAPGRLIHMALRLSGRIRDTQQCLAAVAGSWNSLSQQVLGFISSGDFPRGKQALDEAMLALAGAVQLAGDIASTACSKENPIPSQVWDSFLQVQAKFSRAQLNTKAFLEKAESFRGSCGMEKAILELHGVQWAVGMCVLLHAMDRFVGRDVLFLRELSRAVRNKVGSRSLLAAVAENSLRLQEAARLSYLSCPRDRGAREILALREEIQVLMEALLDVSKTLLVSPLPSASLSVRFELLRRDVALRARALLLHLERVNTEQLHIIQDVVGAALPGLSHEEKDRSKEAFEEKASRLMADVQWVRNTLRDALEAGAQLPPRDNPLSTAEHLLLLTAHAVGSARRSLRSHWDMGDAHLDTWDPQDTGDAHLDSVVWYWSAQAHYLLTQLQATHGIGTDVLRRITECLQRDRAFPGQSQLCPAPQPTEAAGSRPLGSRAGSGAPQEAGEMNQAGGGGRSAPLCPHAPDLESVALLSGQQQDGPSSTSPAKHKRGNCDTQQGSPSKVSQAIQDMAMRMLHMAQFLRKKGPIASKEQFVACARQIASDGQVVVRFGHILAKQCPDQRCSTELLRASEHTHTLSSQLGIVARVKAVTGESKASSELLLSNAQNLVRAVRHLLGAAEAASVNGLGQPSPDPEAEEVAAFCLQWKKNLSWHRAKEALNSNRDELGLRKTREAKAEPTLMAVVQEPPPQTRNIPKHPSPRKGHTAMDRHL comes from the exons ATGGCCCTGGGGATGGAAGACCCTGCGATCCCCCCGTCCCCGCTGCCCCGGGAACACCCTGCGATCCGCCGAGAAAGGGAATCCCGGCGGCAGTGTCCCAGGAAATGCAG gcagGATAACATGgagccttttcctctctccGAGCTCGGGCTCCCGGCAGAAAACAAAGCTATCCAGGGAATCCTCTGCCCCATGGCTGTGgagctctgccacctcctcctggCCCTGGAACGGGAAGATGGGATTTGTGAGGCCTTTCCCAATTTaggggagaaggcagaaaaactgTCCAAAGCCCTGGAAGAACTCGCTGCTGTGGCAGGAAG GCTGGCCCGGGAGTCCCACGAGGAGGGGACCACGGAGGAGATGTGTCCCATGGCCAAATCcctggagcaggctgggagggaTGTGCTTCTGGCAGCgcaccagctccaggagcatCCGGAGAGCCCTCGGCTCCGGGAGCACCTGGCAGCGGCCGCCAGGAGAGTCCTCACGGAGACAGTGAAG GTCCTTCAGCTGGAAGAGGCCGCAGGGATGAGGCGGATCACCCGGGCAGCCGGCCGGCTCCTGGAGTGCCTGCGTGTGCTGCGGGATGCCCGGGACACGCCGGGGCTCCTGGCAGCATTCCAGGCCTTCTCCGAGGCCACGCTCCTGCTGAGCCGCCTGACAGCCAAGCGCCTCCAGGAACTCGGGGATGGTCCCGCACGGAAGAGCTTGGCCCacaccctgcagctcctccaccGGTGTGTCCCCCTGCTCCACGGAGCCGTCAGACGTTCCAGGGATCCCCGAGCCGACCTCTCCGGAGACGACGCTTTCCAGCTGACAGAGGGGACCATCAGGgagctcctctccctgctcacGGAGCCCCAGGACAGGAGCGGGATCTTCTCCCAGCAGGTGGACGTGCTGCTGGATCTCCTCTCCCACCCGGACAGGCTGCGCCTCTCCGAGGGCAGGCTCAGCTCCCACGTGGAAGCGGTGGTTCTCCATGGAATGCTGCTGGCAGACTCATCCAGGCTGgatctgcagctggagctggtggagcGCTGCTGGGCCCTGCTAAGGCTGAGGAAGAGCATCTGCGGCAGGTTGAGCCGGTTGGAAGGATGTCCAGGAGAGGGCCAGGGAGAACATGGATTGGAGCAGGAATGTCACAGCATgagggaggagctggaaaaccTGGACCGGACCGTGCTCAGGGCCACTCTGTGCCAAATCCTCGAGGGATTCTTTGAGGAGAAGGAGCCCCTGAGGCAGTTGTTTGAAGGTGCCCTTGCTCTTGCTGGTTCAGGTTttccagcaggaccaggaggAATTCTAAGGaagctccagcccctcaccgCCGCCCTCTTCGCTCAGGCCCAGCAGATGCTCCAAGCGGCCGAGCTGGTTCTGGCCCGGTGCACCAAATCCCAAACTGCCAGGGAAATCCGGGAGTGGGTGGAGCACCTGCGGAGCCTCCTGGGCagcctcccttccctgctcctggaaaGGAGTGGGAACACcgcagagcagctccaggcccTGTGCCACGCCTGGGCCGGAGCCACTGGCAGCCTCCTGCGCTGCTTTGAGGAGACGGTCGGCACACGGGAATTCCTGGAGCTGTCCATCCTGGAGATGGCCAAGCACAGGGAATGGTGCGAGGCAGCGCTGGAACACCAGGATCCCGAGGGATTCTCCTGGCACGCCGCTCGCCTCACCGGCTGGGCACACTGGGTGGTTGGAGCCACTACCCGGCACGTGGACAGGGCCACAGATCCCATCTTCAGGAATGGCCTGCTGGTGTGGGTGGAGCAACTGGCCCATTCCATCCTGGAGCtgagggcagtgccagcccagtGCCTCCAATCCCGGGATgccttctcccaggcagccagcCGCCTGATGGACGCTGCTCTCCGTGTCCAAGCCGGGCTGGATGGGTCCAACCACCCGGATATCCTCAGCCCGCTCCGGGAGCGAGTGCGGAGCACCGAGGTGGCAAAGGGGCCGGAGCTCAGCCCGTCCCACGCCGGGATACAAAGCAGTATGGATGAGGCCACATTCCACGGAGACATCCCAAGTCCTCCATCTTCTCCACCAGGCACCTTCCACCCGGATGTTCCGTGGGAAGGGGGTGCACACCCTgccatcacagctctcctggcagCATCCCAAGCCCGGGACACGGCCGCTGTCAGTGCCGCTGGCTCTGCCTTGCTGGAGCTCTCCAAGGGCTGTGTGGATGCAGCACGGGAAGCACTGCCCATGGccgagcccccccagctcctggtgctgggaCAGCACCGGGACATCACGGCACTGACCCCCAGGATTATCAGCCTGGCCATGGAAACGGCCCGCAGCCAGCTCCGTGCTCCAGGCAGGCTGATCCACATGGCACTCAGGCTCTCGGGAAGGATCCGGGacacccagcagtgcctggcagcCGTGGCAGGCTCTTGGAATAGTCTGTCCCAGCAAGTGCTTGGGTTTATCTCGTCAGGTGACTTTCCAAGAGGGAAGCAGGCTTTGGATGAGGCCATGCTGGCTTTAGCAGGAGCAGTGCAGTTGGCAGGAGACATTGCAAGCACAGCCTGTAGTAAGGAAAATCCCATTCCCTCCCAAGTTTGGGATAGCTTTCTGCAGGTCCAAGCCAAGTTTTCCCGTGCTCAACTGAACACCAAAGCGTTCCTGGAGAAGGCAGAATCCTTCAGGGGCTCCTGTGGGATGGAGAAGGCCATCCTGGAGCTGCACGGTGTCCAGTGGGCCGTGGGCATGTGTGTCCTGCTGCACGCCATGGATCGTTTTGTGGGAAGGGATGTGCTGttcctgagggagctgagcagggcCGTGAGGAACAAGGTTGGCTCACGGAGCCTCCTGGCTGCCGTGGCCGAGAATTccctgaggctgcaggaggCCGCCCGGCTCTCTTACCTGTCCTGTCCCAGAGACCGTGGTGCCAGGGAAATCCTGGCGCTCCGGGAGGAGATCCAGGTGCTCATGGAAGCACTGCTGGATGTCTCCAAGACCCTCCTGGTCTCCCCACTGCCTTCAGCCAGCCTGTCCGTCCGCTTCGAGCTCCTGCGGAGAGACGTGGCCCTCAGGGCCAGGGCGTTACTGCTCCACCTGGAGAGGGTCAACACGGAGCAGCTGCACATCATCCAGGACGTGGTTGGAGCAGCCCTGCCCGGCCTCTCCCACGAGGAGAAGGACAGGAGCAAGGAGGCCTTTGAGGAGAAGGCGAGTCGGCTCATGGCTGACGTCCAGTGGGTCAGGAACACCCTCCGGGACGCTCTGGAGGCCGGGGCTCAACTGCCACCGCGGGACAACCCGCTCTCCACGGCggagcacctcctgctcctcacgGCCCACGCCGTGGGCAGTGCCCGACGGAGCCTCCGGAGCCACTGGGACATGGGGGATGCCCACCTGGACACCTGGGATCCCCAGGACACAGGGGATGCCCACCTGGACAGTGTGGTGTGGTACTGGTCAGCCCAGGCCCACTACCTCctcacacagctccaggccaCCCACGGCATCGGCACGGACGTCCTGCGGCGCATCACGGAATGCCTGCAGCGGGACCGGGCATTCCCAGgacaatcccagctctgcccagccccacagcccacTGAGGCAGCGGGAAGTCGCCCGCtcgggagcagagcagggagtggAGCTCCACAGGAAGCAGGTGAAATG AACCAGGCAGGTGGAGGAGGCCGCTCGGCACCGCTGTGTCCGCACGCTCCGGACCTGGAATCTGTTGCATTATTGTCtggacagcagcaggatggcCCTTCCAGCACCTCCCCTGCAAAGCACAAGAGAGGAAACTGTGACACAcagcagggcagccccagcaaGGTGTCCCAGGCCATCCAGGACATGGCAATGAGGATGCTCCACATGGCTCAGTTCCTGAGGAAGAAGGGCCCCATCGCG AGCAAGGAGCAGTTTGTTGCCTGTGCCAGGCAAATCGCTTCGGACGGGCAGGTGGTTGTCAGATTTGGGCACATCCTTGCCAAGCAGTGCCCGGACCAGAGATGCTCCACGGAGCTGCTCCGCGCCTCCGAGCACACCCACACCCTCAGCAGCCAGCTCGGCATCGTGGCCAG GGTGAAAGCAGTGACTGGGGAGAGCAAGGCCTCCTCGGAGCTGCTCCTGAGCAACGCGCAGAACCTGGTGCGAGCGGTGCGGCACCTCCTGGGCGCGGCCGAGGCGGCCTCTGTCAAC GGTTTGGGACAACCCTCACCTGACCCTGAAGCAGAAGAAGTTGCTGCTTTTTGCCTGCAGTGGAAGAAAAACCTGTCGTGGCACAGAGCCAAGGAGGCTTTAAATTCCAACAGGGATGAGTTAGGGCTCCGCAAGACTCGGGAAGCAAAGGCAGAGCCCACCCTGATGGCTGTGGTGCAGGAACCACCCCCTCAGACCAGGAATATCCCAAAGCATCCCAGTCCTAGGAAAGGACACACAGCTATGGACAGACACCTGTGA